The following are from one region of the uncultured Fusobacterium sp. genome:
- the mtaB gene encoding tRNA (N(6)-L-threonylcarbamoyladenosine(37)-C(2))-methylthiotransferase MtaB encodes MNFNKKVAFYTLGCKVNQYETESIKNQLLQKGYTETSFEEKADIYIVNSCTVTSVADRKTRNMLRRAKKINPQGKVIVTGCYAQTNSKELLEMEEIDYVVGNRYKKGIVNFIEDIENRTMERLKNDNIFDEYEYTEYEFATLREMSRAYVKIQDGCNNFCSYCKIPFARGKSRSRKKDNILREIEKLVAEGFKEVILIGINLGAYGEDLEENIDFEDLLEEILQIKGLERVRIGSVYPDKISDRFIEMFKYKNLMPHLHISLQSCDDTVLKMMKRKYGSALIEERLLKLKNSVENMEYTADIIVGFPGETEEMFQNSYNLIEKIGFSGLHIFQYSDRENTVASHLENKIDSKTKKERADRLEELKKVMAIREREHYLEKNLKVLIEEKIEDSFYGYSENYLRVKIDRNHSEIKENDIVDVKITSLEKELLVAYE; translated from the coding sequence ATGAATTTCAATAAAAAAGTAGCATTTTATACTCTAGGATGTAAAGTAAATCAATATGAAACAGAGAGTATAAAAAATCAACTTCTTCAAAAGGGATATACTGAAACTTCTTTTGAAGAGAAAGCTGATATCTATATAGTAAACTCTTGTACTGTAACAAGTGTAGCAGATAGAAAAACAAGAAATATGTTGAGAAGAGCAAAAAAAATAAATCCACAAGGGAAGGTAATAGTAACAGGATGTTATGCTCAAACTAATAGTAAAGAATTATTAGAGATGGAAGAGATTGATTACGTTGTTGGAAATAGATATAAAAAAGGGATTGTTAATTTCATAGAAGATATTGAAAATAGAACAATGGAAAGATTAAAAAATGATAATATCTTTGATGAGTATGAGTATACTGAATATGAATTTGCTACCCTAAGAGAGATGTCAAGGGCCTATGTAAAAATCCAAGATGGATGTAATAATTTTTGTTCATATTGCAAAATTCCATTTGCTAGAGGAAAAAGTAGATCTAGAAAAAAAGATAATATTTTAAGAGAGATTGAAAAACTTGTAGCAGAAGGGTTTAAAGAGGTCATTTTAATTGGAATAAACTTAGGAGCATATGGAGAAGATTTAGAAGAAAATATTGATTTTGAAGATCTGTTGGAAGAGATATTACAAATAAAAGGATTGGAGAGAGTTAGAATAGGTTCTGTTTATCCAGATAAAATTTCAGACAGATTTATAGAGATGTTTAAATATAAAAATCTTATGCCACACTTACATATCTCATTACAATCATGTGATGATACTGTTCTTAAGATGATGAAAAGAAAGTATGGGAGTGCTCTTATAGAGGAGAGATTATTAAAATTAAAAAATAGTGTAGAAAATATGGAATATACTGCAGATATAATAGTGGGATTTCCTGGAGAAACAGAGGAGATGTTTCAAAATTCATATAACTTAATAGAAAAAATAGGTTTCTCAGGGCTACATATTTTTCAATATTCAGATAGGGAAAATACAGTAGCTAGTCATTTAGAAAATAAGATTGATTCTAAGACGAAAAAAGAGAGAGCAGATAGATTAGAAGAGTTAAAAAAAGTGATGGCTATAAGAGAGAGAGAACATTACTTAGAGAAAAATTTAAAAGTCTTAATAGAAGAAAAGATTGAAGATAGTTTTTATGGATATAGCGAAAATTATCTAAGAGTCAAAATAGATAGAAATCATAGTGAAATTAAAGAAAATGATATAGTTGATGTGAAAATTACCTCATTGGAGAAGGAGTTGTTGGTAGCATATGAATAG
- a CDS encoding LytR C-terminal domain-containing protein, whose product MNRRVKAIFFVLIVIVALAGFLFANSFRKNPELDKNSSYLIIGKENLIAVYQDKLAVRIPFEINIDKEMTVEKLVSEKSEEEVLATINKILPVQVSNYMRVKYGKVNLNVKNSKNIPETVVDNKRYIVTSSLYSMFDSLYSNQENKNEVNENIIVDVLNANGRNGYARRTGENIKNKLGMKYNAANYETNLEESYIILNDISNEKAEEIVMQLNEKYFKIQQVPTIPTLANIVVVLGKEENIDFTIEVLGNNKNNIQNTVEDLKRKGYKNIKSEVGKNEAKKSVIEYSAEDYFIAYKISKVLNIDNLIEKSNLKNKINIIVE is encoded by the coding sequence ATGAATAGAAGGGTAAAAGCAATATTTTTTGTATTAATAGTAATAGTAGCATTAGCAGGTTTTTTATTTGCAAATTCTTTTAGAAAAAATCCAGAGTTAGATAAAAATAGTAGTTATCTTATTATTGGAAAAGAGAATTTAATTGCTGTATATCAAGATAAATTAGCAGTTAGAATACCATTTGAAATAAATATTGATAAAGAGATGACTGTAGAAAAATTAGTTTCTGAGAAAAGTGAGGAAGAAGTTTTAGCTACAATAAATAAGATTTTACCTGTTCAAGTTTCAAATTATATGAGAGTTAAATATGGTAAAGTTAATTTAAATGTAAAAAATTCTAAAAATATACCAGAAACAGTAGTAGATAATAAAAGATATATAGTAACTTCAAGTCTTTATTCTATGTTTGATTCATTATATAGTAATCAAGAGAATAAAAATGAAGTAAATGAAAATATTATTGTAGATGTGTTAAATGCAAATGGAAGAAATGGTTATGCTAGAAGAACAGGAGAAAATATAAAAAATAAGTTAGGAATGAAATATAATGCTGCTAACTATGAAACTAACTTAGAAGAAAGTTATATTATTTTAAATGATATCTCTAATGAAAAAGCAGAAGAGATAGTTATGCAACTTAATGAAAAATATTTTAAAATACAACAAGTTCCAACAATACCTACATTAGCTAATATAGTAGTAGTTTTAGGAAAAGAGGAAAATATCGATTTTACAATAGAAGTTTTAGGAAATAATAAAAATAATATTCAAAATACTGTTGAAGATTTAAAAAGAAAAGGATATAAAAATATAAAGAGTGAAGTAGGAAAAAATGAAGCTAAAAAATCTGTAATAGAGTATTCAGCAGAAGATTATTTTATAGCATATAAAATATCAAAAGTTTTAAATATAGATAATTTAATAGAGAAATCTAACTTAAAAAA